CAGGCAAATCGGAGAACAAAAATATGGCCAGtgattgaaaattaattattattcaaTGCATTTGTACAAATTAAAATCCtaattactttaatattaTGTTTCTAGACAAGTTTATTACAAATTCTATTGTTAAACAGAATATTCATGGTATCACTTACCCCAAGGCTATACCCCAAAGCCAGGGCATGGAGAGAGTTAGGTAGGCCAATCCGGCAATGACGGCAACCTCAACAATGGTGGGCAGCAGAGTCAGTCGCAGAATCATAGACCAAAGGCGCTTGAAAGCGTCGCCATCCAGACCCAGGCCAGCCAGTAGCATTATGTTGATCAAAGCCATTTCCCTAATATAAATAGTTAGTTTAAGGCTTTAAAGATAACTAAGACTTTAAAAAACTTACCTCAGGAACAATTCAAGACGCTGGTAGCCCTCAAAGTTGGCCAGACCCACGTTGGTGTAGAGCACGCCGAAGAAAAGCATGCCCAGCATGTCGGGCAAGTGGGCGAAGGAGACCAGAATGCCGGCGATCTGGGCGCCAACGAAGAGGAATGCGATTCGCATGATCGCTGTCTGTGGTTGGGCATAGTCCGGGAAAAGTACAAAGGCCATGGCCCAGAGCCCCAAAAATATGGCCAGCAGACCCACATGCTCAGAAATCAAGTTCCAATGTAATGTCAAATAAAGCCACCTGAAAGAAGTCATTCGAAAGTGAAGACAAACATGTTAATagcttttgtttaattaatgtAGTCGTAATTGTTCATAATTACCACGGCAATTATGGCTATAAAAGCCAAACAGGTGGAACACTAAAAGCCAAAGGCAAGCCTAATGGACAATAAACAGGATCGCATTGAATCCATGAACCTGATTCTAAGGGTGATGCAATTATTCGGCCTGTGGCCCTGGTCTTTGGATAAAGAGGAACAATGGACGCTGTCGGGCTTTGTGAAACGGAACTACCGCTACCTCCTGCACCTGCCCATAACATTCACCTTCATTGGGCTGATGTGGCTGGAGGCATTGGTGTCCAGCAACCTGGAGCAGGCCGGCCAGGTTCTGTACATGTCGATTACCGAGATGGCGCTGGTGGTGAAGATTCTCAGCATTTGGCACCACCGCACAGCAGCCTGGAAGCTTATGGAAGAATTGAAAAGTTCTCCGCACTACGGCCTTCACAGCCAAGTCGAAATGGATTTTTGGCGAAAGGAGCAAAGCTACTTCAAGCGATTCTTTTACATCTACATCCTGATAAGTCTGGGCGTCGTCTACAGCGGCTGTACGGGTGTCCTTTTTTTAGATTACTACGAACTGCCCTTTGCATACTATGTGCCCTTTGAGTGGCAAAACAAAAGAGGATTCCGGTTAGCTTATGGCTACGATATGGCTGGAATGACATTGACCTGTATTTCCAACATAACACTCGACACCCTGGGCTGCTATTTTCTATTCCACATATCTCTTTTGTATCGCTTGCTGGGATTTCGTTTGAGGACTCTTAAGGATATACAAGATGACTTCGATTTTGGTCAGAAGCTTCGGCACATCTTCCAGTTGCATCAGAGCATTAAGAGGTAACTGGATGTCAAAATTTGAGTATATGTATCTAAAACTTTCAATTTTCTAGATTATCTGTATCCTGCCAGAAAATCGTCTCACCCTATATTCTATCACAGATTATTCTCAGTGCTTTGATCATTTGCTTCAGCGGCTATCGCCTCCAGCACGTGGGAATTCGCGCGAATCCGGGGCAATTTATAGCCATGTTGCAGTTTGTTAGCGTTATGATACTCCAGATATACCTGCCTTGTTATTATGGCAACGAAATAACCGTCAATGCCAACCAGTTAACCAACGAAGTCTATCACACCAACTGGCTACATTGTCGGCCGGCCATTCGAAAGCTTTTGAATTCGTACATGGAATACCTGAAACGTCCTGTTAACATTCGAGCTGGAAACTTTTTTGCCGTTGGATTGCCAATTTTCGTTaaggtttattatttttaattttggcttCAATCACTTcctttaaaatagtttttctATTCCTCAGACCATCAATAATGCCTACAGTTTCTTGGCTCTTCTACTAAATGTAtccaaatgaaatgaaatttttcaaatgccaaaaaaggcagtactttatttttcattttaataaatagttAAATGTAATATTGCACCAATGTTTTCACTAAAAGCaacgaataaataaaatttctagtaAATAATGGTTCcaatggtttttattttgaaatatgaatatttcAAGCTTTTTGATTTTAGTTCATTGCAACTAAAATTTGGGAATAAATTTTTAACCATACTCCATTTTGTAatcatattcatttttaaacgaaaatataattaaattgaaaacttaaggattttctaataaaatctctaata
The Drosophila bipectinata strain 14024-0381.07 chromosome 3R, DbipHiC1v2, whole genome shotgun sequence DNA segment above includes these coding regions:
- the Or94a gene encoding odorant receptor 94a — its product is MDNKQDRIESMNLILRVMQLFGLWPWSLDKEEQWTLSGFVKRNYRYLLHLPITFTFIGLMWLEALVSSNLEQAGQVLYMSITEMALVVKILSIWHHRTAAWKLMEELKSSPHYGLHSQVEMDFWRKEQSYFKRFFYIYILISLGVVYSGCTGVLFLDYYELPFAYYVPFEWQNKRGFRLAYGYDMAGMTLTCISNITLDTLGCYFLFHISLLYRLLGFRLRTLKDIQDDFDFGQKLRHIFQLHQSIKRLSVSCQKIVSPYILSQIILSALIICFSGYRLQHVGIRANPGQFIAMLQFVSVMILQIYLPCYYGNEITVNANQLTNEVYHTNWLHCRPAIRKLLNSYMEYLKRPVNIRAGNFFAVGLPIFVKTINNAYSFLALLLNVSK